One region of Peribacillus simplex genomic DNA includes:
- the fabL gene encoding enoyl-[acyl-carrier-protein] reductase FabL, which translates to MEQKVALVTGSSKGLGRSTAIRLAEEGYDLVINYARSKSKALEVAAEIEALGRKALVVKANVGDVAKVKSMFEEIDAYYGRLDIFINNAASGVQRPLMELEESHWNWTMDINTKALLFCAQEAAKLMERNGGGKIVSISSLGSIRYLKNYTAVGVSKAALEALTRYLAVELASMNICVNAVSGGVIDTDALKSFPNRDEMLAEAAEQTPAGRMVEVEDMVNTILFLISDGASMIRGQTVIVDGGISLLV; encoded by the coding sequence ATGGAACAAAAAGTGGCACTCGTTACAGGTAGCAGTAAAGGTTTAGGTAGAAGCACGGCAATAAGGCTTGCAGAGGAAGGTTACGACCTCGTTATTAATTATGCCCGGAGCAAGTCGAAAGCATTAGAAGTGGCAGCCGAAATTGAAGCGTTGGGGCGTAAAGCTCTTGTAGTCAAGGCAAATGTAGGCGACGTTGCGAAAGTGAAGAGCATGTTCGAGGAAATCGATGCTTATTATGGACGTTTGGACATCTTTATTAATAATGCGGCATCAGGAGTACAGCGGCCATTGATGGAGCTTGAAGAATCACATTGGAACTGGACCATGGACATCAATACAAAAGCCCTTCTTTTCTGTGCACAGGAAGCGGCGAAATTAATGGAGAGGAACGGCGGAGGGAAAATCGTCAGCATCAGTTCCCTAGGGTCCATTCGCTATTTGAAAAATTATACAGCCGTCGGAGTATCGAAAGCGGCGCTTGAAGCATTGACAAGATATTTAGCTGTTGAACTGGCTTCAATGAACATTTGTGTCAATGCCGTTTCTGGCGGTGTGATCGATACGGATGCCCTGAAATCCTTTCCGAATCGGGATGAAATGCTTGCTGAGGCGGCAGAACAGACTCCTGCTGGACGGATGGTCGAGGTTGAAGATATGGTGAATACCATCTTGTTTTTAATTTCGGATGGAGCGAGTATGATTCGTGGACAAACCGTTATAGTTGATGGAGGCATTTCGTTGCTTGTTTAA
- a CDS encoding gamma-type small acid-soluble spore protein codes for MANNNNKSQAGTDVQQVRKQNAQSQQGQGQFGTEFASETNVQQVRQQNAQSQQKKGQGQAQGQFGTEFASETNVQEVKQQNQKSQSNKNQG; via the coding sequence ATGGCTAATAACAATAATAAATCACAAGCTGGTACTGACGTTCAACAAGTGAGAAAGCAAAACGCGCAATCTCAGCAAGGTCAAGGCCAATTCGGTACTGAGTTTGCAAGTGAAACAAACGTTCAACAAGTAAGACAACAAAACGCGCAATCTCAGCAAAAAAAAGGTCAAGGTCAAGCTCAAGGTCAATTTGGTACGGAGTTTGCTTCTGAAACTAACGTTCAAGAAGTGAAACAACAAAACCAAAAATCTCAAAGCAATAAAAACCAAGGCTAA
- a CDS encoding YgaB family protein translates to MEEFNRLINNQLKTMDKLLLLQSEIERCQDIEKQLLDQQEESEAVTIQEEIQLKKQELKSIHDMFERQTEEVIRYFQQGQAAIQ, encoded by the coding sequence ATGGAGGAATTTAACCGGCTTATAAACAATCAGTTGAAAACGATGGATAAGCTTTTACTTTTACAATCCGAAATCGAAAGATGCCAAGATATAGAGAAGCAGCTCCTTGACCAGCAAGAGGAGAGTGAAGCAGTCACCATTCAGGAAGAGATTCAACTTAAAAAGCAGGAATTGAAAAGTATCCATGATATGTTCGAGAGGCAAACGGAGGAAGTCATCCGTTATTTTCAACAAGGACAGGCTGCAATACAATAA
- the ntdP gene encoding nucleoside tri-diphosphate phosphatase, whose amino-acid sequence MGIVPAEGGKIQIHSYKHNGHIHRIWEETTVLKGTQNLVIAANDRTMVTESDGRTWITREPAICYFHSKYWFNVIGMLREDGVYYYCNISSPFTYDSGALKYIDYDLDIKVFPDMTFNLLDEDEYERHRKEMNYPDAIDSILKQNVDYLIYMIRQRKGPFSAEFIDSWYERFLTYR is encoded by the coding sequence ATGGGGATTGTTCCTGCCGAAGGAGGAAAAATCCAAATCCATAGCTATAAACATAATGGACATATCCATCGTATCTGGGAAGAGACAACCGTTTTAAAAGGGACCCAAAATCTGGTGATAGCGGCGAATGATCGTACTATGGTAACGGAATCAGATGGAAGGACCTGGATTACGAGAGAGCCGGCGATTTGCTATTTTCATTCAAAGTATTGGTTTAATGTTATTGGTATGTTGAGAGAGGACGGGGTTTATTATTATTGCAACATCAGTTCTCCGTTCACATACGATTCGGGAGCATTGAAATACATTGATTATGACCTGGACATTAAAGTATTCCCAGATATGACGTTTAATTTGCTGGATGAGGATGAATATGAAAGGCATCGGAAAGAAATGAATTACCCAGATGCCATCGATTCAATATTGAAACAAAACGTAGACTATTTAATTTATATGATACGCCAGCGAAAAGGACCATTCTCCGCAGAGTTTATTGATAGTTGGTATGAACGCTTTTTGACCTACCGATGA
- a CDS encoding ABC transporter ATP-binding protein codes for MESIKRYLQFVKPYKWQITGTVLIGLLKFAIPLLLPLLSKYIVDDIIGNGDLSRAVKSERLLWAMGIMLFIFVAVRPPIEYYRQYFAQWTGTKILYDIRNDLFTHIQKLSFKYYSNTRVGEVISRMITDVEQTKNFVITGLMNLWLDIATIIIVIAIMFKMDVKLTIVSIIMLPFYAFSIKHFFGKLRTYTRIRSQALADVQSHLHERVSGMSVIKSFAIEDREQELFAKQNKNFLDKALKHTSWNAKSFAVVNTITDIAPLLVIGFAGYQVIHEQLSLGTMVAFVGFIDRLYNPLRRLVNSSTTMTQTLASMDRVFEFVDEKYDIDDEPGAKELEHVDGRITFQDVSFAYDEKEASVLKHINLDVKPGETIALVGMSGGGKSSIVSLISRFYDVTEGRVLLDGTDIRKYKVRSLRDKIGMVLQDNILFSESVKANILMGRPDASDEEVFEAAKAANAHDFIIGLKDGYETKVGERGVKLSGGQKQRVAIARVFLKNPPILVLDEATSALDLESEHYIQEALDILAKNRTTIIVAHRLSTITHANRIVHIDNGEITETGTHEELMKKQGNYYSLFQVQQLDS; via the coding sequence GTGGAGAGCATTAAGAGATATTTGCAATTCGTTAAACCGTATAAATGGCAGATAACCGGGACGGTATTGATTGGACTGTTAAAGTTCGCGATTCCGCTTTTGCTTCCATTGCTCAGTAAGTATATAGTGGATGACATCATCGGAAATGGCGACCTGTCCAGAGCTGTGAAGTCCGAACGCCTTTTATGGGCAATGGGTATCATGCTGTTCATTTTTGTTGCGGTTAGACCGCCGATTGAGTATTACCGGCAGTATTTCGCTCAATGGACTGGAACGAAAATCTTATATGATATTCGAAATGATTTATTTACTCATATACAGAAACTGAGCTTTAAATATTACTCCAATACGAGAGTGGGCGAGGTCATCTCAAGGATGATCACGGATGTGGAACAAACGAAGAATTTTGTCATCACGGGTTTGATGAACCTTTGGCTGGATATAGCAACGATTATCATAGTGATAGCCATCATGTTTAAGATGGACGTGAAGTTAACCATTGTCTCCATCATCATGCTTCCATTTTATGCATTTTCAATTAAGCATTTCTTTGGCAAGCTAAGAACCTATACAAGGATCCGGTCACAAGCGTTAGCGGATGTACAGAGTCACCTTCACGAAAGGGTTTCAGGGATGTCAGTCATCAAAAGCTTTGCGATAGAAGACAGGGAACAGGAGTTGTTTGCGAAGCAAAACAAGAACTTCCTGGATAAGGCCCTAAAGCATACGAGTTGGAATGCTAAATCATTTGCTGTCGTGAATACGATTACGGACATTGCCCCCCTACTAGTGATAGGTTTTGCCGGTTATCAGGTTATTCATGAACAATTATCGCTTGGTACCATGGTTGCTTTCGTTGGTTTCATAGACCGACTTTATAATCCCCTAAGACGATTAGTTAACTCTTCGACGACAATGACCCAGACATTGGCATCCATGGACAGGGTTTTTGAGTTTGTGGATGAGAAGTATGATATTGATGATGAACCAGGGGCGAAAGAGCTGGAGCATGTAGACGGCAGAATTACCTTTCAGGATGTTTCGTTTGCTTATGACGAGAAAGAGGCATCCGTTTTAAAACATATAAATTTGGATGTTAAACCAGGAGAAACCATTGCACTTGTTGGGATGAGCGGCGGAGGGAAATCCTCGATCGTCAGTTTAATTTCCCGTTTCTATGATGTGACTGAAGGAAGAGTATTATTGGATGGGACGGATATCCGTAAATATAAAGTCCGGAGCCTAAGAGATAAAATCGGGATGGTGCTACAGGATAATATCCTATTTAGTGAATCGGTTAAGGCCAACATCCTTATGGGCCGGCCCGATGCAAGTGATGAAGAAGTATTCGAAGCCGCAAAGGCTGCGAATGCCCATGACTTCATTATTGGTCTAAAAGATGGGTATGAAACCAAAGTCGGAGAGCGGGGAGTCAAATTATCCGGAGGCCAAAAGCAACGGGTTGCCATTGCGAGGGTATTTTTGAAAAACCCGCCTATCCTTGTGCTGGATGAAGCCACATCCGCATTGGACTTGGAGAGTGAACACTATATCCAGGAGGCGCTTGATATTTTAGCGAAAAACCGGACCACCATCATCGTGGCCCATCGCTTATCGACCATCACACATGCCAATCGGATCGTCCATATCGATAATGGGGAAATTACCGAAACGGGAACACACGAAGAACTGATGAAAAAGCAAGGGAATTACTACAGCCTATTTCAAGTGCAACAATTGGATTCTTAA
- a CDS encoding EamA family transporter — translation MQLLKYIIMVLIGSISYGTLSTMIKFGFMDGHSSGELVGSQYLVGWLIVSVLFLFSFKYKVSWKSAGLLLFTGMMSTFVGKAYAVSVSELPASIAVVFLFQFTWIGVLIESFLNKRRPDKNKLIAIFVLFIGTLLAGAIFGQPLSALSLKGVLFGLLSALLFALYMYCNSQFAVGESSMKRLFFIATGAMVTAVFTTNPVTLVTNLVQTNLWYYGLLLGTLGVLVPFFFFAVSLPKVGVGLGTILCAAELPSAMVVSVIFLNEQVTSLQWFGMCLIIVGIALPEGIKHLPQFLPGRKKLPNKKRIS, via the coding sequence ATGCAACTTTTGAAATATATCATAATGGTCTTAATTGGTTCGATCTCATATGGCACATTATCCACCATGATCAAGTTTGGATTTATGGATGGCCATTCTTCTGGAGAGCTGGTCGGCAGTCAATACCTCGTAGGTTGGCTGATTGTCTCCGTTTTATTTCTTTTTTCGTTTAAATATAAAGTTTCATGGAAGAGTGCCGGATTACTATTATTCACGGGCATGATGTCCACTTTCGTCGGAAAGGCATATGCCGTTTCCGTATCAGAGCTTCCCGCATCGATTGCCGTTGTCTTTTTATTTCAATTTACCTGGATAGGCGTCCTTATTGAAAGCTTCTTAAATAAAAGGCGCCCTGATAAAAATAAACTCATAGCCATATTCGTTCTCTTCATCGGTACCTTATTGGCGGGGGCAATCTTTGGTCAGCCTCTATCTGCCCTAAGCCTAAAAGGAGTATTGTTCGGACTATTGTCTGCGTTGCTTTTTGCGCTATACATGTACTGCAACTCTCAATTCGCAGTTGGGGAATCTTCAATGAAACGGTTGTTTTTCATTGCAACGGGTGCCATGGTGACTGCTGTATTCACGACTAACCCGGTCACGCTTGTTACGAACCTTGTCCAAACGAACCTATGGTACTACGGTTTGTTACTCGGCACTTTGGGTGTTCTTGTTCCTTTCTTTTTCTTTGCTGTCAGTTTGCCAAAAGTGGGGGTTGGGCTTGGAACGATCCTTTGTGCAGCGGAATTGCCCTCAGCGATGGTCGTTTCAGTCATCTTCTTGAATGAACAGGTTACGTCACTGCAATGGTTCGGCATGTGCTTGATCATCGTCGGCATCGCCTTGCCTGAGGGAATTAAGCATCTTCCACAATTTCTTCCTGGCAGGAAAAAATTGCCGAATAAAAAAAGAATTTCATAA